A part of Melittangium boletus DSM 14713 genomic DNA contains:
- a CDS encoding glycoside hydrolase family 44 protein, with product MRKASVALWAGLSLGTIPLISCKSCSRGESQAATTSAPAPGGVYDIPALTEVAFASTLQEGWTDEGWSVRELKEPGPAKLRLSNMGGWMLRKTGIQGDFGGLALRYRAPEGYGDFLEVRLDSEGETLFPRVRVDASHVARREQGWVQIFVPFDKLNPQQLPFTRLVLRAYKPVGTDWVEVDQLGLTAPGGMTLVEGTGASEPSTAQASAEAAPRPTVVPVELAYDNGLRPGWEDRGWAERELKDETQAKLRLAKMGGWALYKKDLGTEYGGLTLRYHAPAGFGDFLEVRLDSSGETLFPRVKLSNAYVTQREGDWTQVFVPMDELNPKKQAFNQVVLRAYKEVGADWVEFNQVGFARLMTPDAPPPEPPPQTAVSVGGGRLPIGNAKSSRVVVDCTAPGHAISPLIYGIAFNNLREQKDTHQWELGATARRWGGNPTSRYNWKIGNVWNTANDYFFRNIILGTTPQYTADTFLQTNLQKGVQSALTVPMLGWVAKDATSTSFPRSLFGSQQKMDPDVKEAGNGIAAGGDALPPPVPTLTSVEAPPAFINEWVRTLREKDKKRGRSVQMYILDNEPMLWNTTHRDVHPEPVTYDELLERTIAYGTAVRQADPDAVIAGPAEWGWPNYFSSAADIAPGGNKKDRKAHGNVPLSAWYLKKLREHEQQTGTRILDVFDLHFYPQGEGIGFEERGATDADTSERRIRSVRALWDPKYRDESWIDDTVELIPRMKRWVAENYPGLGLSLGEYNFGATGHMSGGLAQAEALGRFAEQGLTSAFLFTYPPFRSPTFWAFRAFRNFDGKGGRFLDTYVPSRFDKEADTREQSLFASRSDDGRHMVAVALNLSPDTARNTQVELKGCGDVASAKLYTYRGDASGFAANPSLLQSGSTVQTVLSPWSMTVLDLTLTRP from the coding sequence ATGCGCAAGGCCTCCGTGGCCCTGTGGGCCGGCCTCAGCCTGGGCACGATTCCGCTCATCTCGTGCAAGTCCTGCAGCCGCGGCGAGTCCCAGGCGGCCACGACCTCGGCGCCGGCGCCGGGCGGTGTCTATGACATCCCCGCGCTCACCGAGGTGGCCTTCGCCTCGACCCTCCAGGAAGGCTGGACGGACGAGGGGTGGAGCGTCCGGGAGTTGAAGGAGCCCGGCCCGGCGAAGCTGCGCCTGTCCAACATGGGCGGCTGGATGCTGCGCAAGACGGGCATCCAGGGCGACTTCGGCGGACTCGCGCTGCGCTATCGCGCCCCCGAGGGCTACGGCGACTTCCTCGAGGTGCGGCTCGACTCGGAGGGCGAGACGCTCTTCCCCCGCGTGCGCGTGGACGCGAGCCACGTGGCGCGCCGAGAGCAGGGCTGGGTGCAGATCTTCGTCCCCTTCGACAAGCTCAATCCCCAGCAGTTGCCCTTCACCCGGCTCGTGCTGCGCGCCTACAAGCCGGTGGGCACCGACTGGGTGGAGGTGGATCAACTGGGCCTCACCGCCCCCGGCGGCATGACGCTCGTCGAGGGCACGGGGGCCTCCGAACCGTCCACGGCCCAGGCCAGCGCCGAGGCGGCGCCCCGGCCCACCGTCGTGCCCGTGGAGCTGGCGTATGACAATGGCTTGCGCCCGGGGTGGGAGGATCGCGGCTGGGCCGAGCGCGAGCTCAAGGACGAGACCCAGGCGAAGCTGCGTCTGGCCAAGATGGGAGGGTGGGCGCTCTACAAGAAGGACCTGGGGACGGAATATGGCGGACTGACGCTGCGCTACCACGCCCCCGCGGGCTTCGGGGACTTCCTCGAGGTGCGGCTGGACTCCAGCGGCGAAACGCTCTTTCCGCGCGTGAAGCTGTCCAACGCATACGTCACCCAGCGCGAGGGCGACTGGACGCAGGTGTTCGTCCCCATGGACGAGCTCAACCCGAAGAAGCAGGCCTTCAACCAGGTGGTGCTGCGCGCCTACAAGGAAGTGGGCGCGGACTGGGTGGAGTTCAACCAGGTGGGCTTCGCCCGGTTGATGACGCCGGACGCGCCGCCTCCCGAGCCGCCGCCCCAGACCGCCGTCAGCGTGGGCGGAGGCCGTCTGCCCATCGGCAACGCCAAGAGCTCGCGCGTGGTGGTGGACTGCACCGCGCCCGGCCATGCCATCAGCCCACTCATCTACGGCATCGCCTTCAACAACCTGCGCGAGCAGAAGGACACCCACCAGTGGGAGCTGGGCGCCACCGCGCGCCGCTGGGGCGGCAACCCCACCTCCCGTTACAACTGGAAGATTGGCAACGTCTGGAACACGGCCAACGACTACTTCTTTCGCAACATCATCCTCGGCACCACGCCCCAGTACACCGCCGACACCTTCCTCCAGACGAACCTGCAGAAGGGCGTCCAGTCCGCCCTCACCGTGCCCATGCTCGGCTGGGTGGCCAAGGACGCCACCTCCACCAGCTTCCCCCGCTCCCTCTTCGGCTCCCAGCAGAAGATGGATCCCGACGTGAAGGAGGCCGGCAACGGCATCGCCGCCGGGGGAGACGCGCTGCCGCCGCCCGTGCCCACCCTCACCAGCGTGGAAGCGCCTCCCGCCTTCATCAACGAGTGGGTGCGCACCCTGCGCGAGAAGGACAAGAAGCGCGGACGCAGCGTGCAGATGTACATCCTCGACAACGAGCCGATGCTCTGGAACACCACGCACCGCGACGTGCACCCGGAGCCCGTCACCTATGACGAGCTGCTCGAGCGCACCATCGCCTACGGCACCGCCGTGCGCCAGGCGGATCCAGACGCCGTCATCGCGGGCCCCGCCGAGTGGGGCTGGCCCAACTACTTCTCCTCCGCCGCGGACATCGCCCCGGGCGGCAACAAGAAGGATCGCAAGGCGCACGGCAACGTGCCGCTCTCGGCCTGGTACCTCAAGAAGCTGCGCGAGCACGAGCAACAGACGGGCACCCGCATCCTCGACGTGTTCGATCTGCACTTCTACCCGCAGGGAGAAGGCATCGGCTTCGAGGAGCGCGGCGCCACCGACGCGGACACGTCCGAGCGGCGCATCCGCTCCGTGCGCGCGCTGTGGGATCCCAAGTACCGCGACGAGTCGTGGATCGACGACACGGTGGAGCTCATCCCCCGCATGAAGCGCTGGGTGGCGGAGAACTACCCGGGCCTGGGCCTCTCCCTGGGCGAGTACAACTTCGGCGCCACGGGGCACATGAGCGGTGGACTCGCGCAGGCCGAGGCGCTCGGGCGCTTCGCCGAGCAGGGCCTCACCTCGGCGTTCCTCTTCACCTACCCGCCCTTCCGCAGCCCCACCTTCTGGGCCTTCCGCGCCTTCCGCAACTTCGACGGCAAGGGCGGGCGCTTCCTGGACACCTACGTGCCCAGCCGCTTCGACAAGGAGGCGGACACCCGCGAGCAGTCGCTGTTCGCCTCGCGCAGCGACGACGGCCGGCACATGGTCGCCGTGGCGCTCAACCTGTCGCCGGACACGGCACGCAACACCCAGGTGGAGCTCAAGGGCTGCGGCGACGTGGCCAGCGCGAAGCTCTACACCTACCGCGGTGACGCGTCTGGCTTCGCCGCGAATCCGTCCCTGCTCCAGTCGGGCAGCACCGTGCAGACGGTGCTGTCCCCCTGGTCCATGACGGTGCTGGACCTCACGCTCACCCGGCCGTGA
- the epsD gene encoding exopolysaccharide biosynthesis glycosyltransferase EpsD → MNAASGAPGAVVPPRPVAPRPRLSVVVATYNRVDLIQRLLSQFARQTLAPSDFEVVVVDDGSKEPVAPHLEKLTLPYALRVETQANAGAAAARHRGVLAAQGDIVLITDDDMQVAEDFLALHLSRHPRGSRNVVIGGIRPDPAISDMPLFERWYAWLNNRIAASMSGPKRRAHGWQLFTGNVSFRREDYVAAGGFDKSLGQSEDIELGVRLEKAGCRFEFAAAAHVLHGSDHTSYEKWLKRAHRYGVFDSRVAGKHPDVPQVDPWRFLFEMNPLARPLLAAAVLAPEATRPVTEAVMEAARRADQAGYTKLAFMGTSVTYAMEYLRGARAEAGSLGRALQHVGRFAVTGGKPGQVLKLAQALKDDALEAARAEHGHTGVKAVASMVLTSDGFRVLALQRLREAARGLGIPLGNHALRVAQTALLGVEIGKDVELGSGVYFVHSLGTVVGGDAKVGDRVRFYGNNTVGTAKDDGYPVIEDDVWVGAGARILGPITIGARSRIGANAVVLQDIPPDSVAVGIPARVLPRRDVDGE, encoded by the coding sequence ATGAACGCAGCTTCCGGCGCCCCTGGCGCCGTTGTTCCCCCTCGGCCCGTGGCCCCGCGCCCGAGGCTGAGTGTCGTCGTTGCCACGTACAACCGCGTGGACCTCATCCAGCGCCTGCTCTCGCAGTTCGCCCGGCAGACGCTCGCCCCGTCCGACTTCGAGGTGGTGGTGGTGGATGACGGCTCGAAGGAGCCGGTGGCGCCCCATCTGGAGAAGCTCACCCTGCCCTACGCCTTGCGCGTGGAGACGCAGGCCAACGCCGGCGCGGCCGCCGCGCGGCACCGGGGCGTGCTCGCGGCCCAGGGGGACATCGTCCTCATCACCGACGACGACATGCAGGTGGCCGAGGACTTCCTCGCGCTCCACCTGTCACGCCATCCGCGCGGCTCACGCAACGTGGTGATTGGCGGCATCCGTCCCGACCCCGCCATCTCCGACATGCCGCTGTTCGAGCGCTGGTACGCCTGGCTCAACAACCGCATCGCCGCGAGCATGAGTGGCCCCAAGCGGCGCGCCCACGGCTGGCAGCTCTTCACGGGCAACGTCTCGTTCCGGCGCGAGGACTACGTGGCCGCGGGCGGCTTCGACAAGAGCCTGGGCCAGTCCGAGGACATCGAGCTGGGCGTGCGCCTGGAGAAGGCCGGCTGCCGCTTCGAGTTCGCCGCCGCGGCGCACGTGCTGCACGGCTCGGATCACACCAGCTACGAGAAGTGGCTCAAGCGCGCCCACCGCTATGGCGTCTTCGACTCGCGCGTGGCGGGCAAGCACCCGGATGTGCCCCAGGTGGACCCCTGGCGCTTCCTCTTCGAGATGAATCCGCTGGCGCGGCCGCTGCTCGCCGCCGCGGTGCTCGCGCCCGAGGCCACCCGTCCCGTGACGGAGGCCGTCATGGAGGCGGCGCGCCGGGCGGACCAGGCGGGCTACACGAAGCTGGCCTTCATGGGCACCTCGGTGACGTACGCCATGGAGTACCTGCGCGGCGCGCGCGCCGAGGCGGGCTCGCTCGGGCGGGCGCTCCAGCACGTGGGCCGCTTCGCCGTCACCGGCGGCAAGCCGGGCCAGGTGCTCAAGCTCGCCCAGGCGCTCAAGGACGACGCGCTGGAGGCGGCGCGCGCCGAGCATGGCCACACGGGCGTGAAGGCCGTGGCGTCCATGGTGCTCACGTCGGACGGCTTCCGGGTGCTCGCGCTGCAGCGCCTGCGCGAGGCGGCGCGGGGGCTCGGCATTCCGCTGGGCAACCACGCGCTGCGCGTGGCGCAGACGGCGCTGCTGGGCGTGGAGATTGGCAAGGACGTGGAGCTGGGCAGCGGCGTCTACTTCGTGCACAGCCTGGGCACCGTGGTGGGCGGTGACGCGAAGGTGGGCGACCGGGTGCGCTTCTACGGCAACAACACCGTGGGCACCGCCAAGGACGACGGCTACCCCGTCATCGAGGACGACGTGTGGGTGGGCGCCGGCGCGCGCATCCTCGGTCCCATCACCATCGGAGCCCGCTCGCGCATCGGCGCCAACGCGGTGGTGCTCCAGGACATCCCTCCCGACAGCGTGGCGGTGGGCATCCCCGCCCGCGTCCTCCCGCGCCGGGACGTGGACGGCGAGTGA